TTGTCTCCGATAACGTGGCGGCGACTTCGCGTGCCATACCGATATGGCTAAAGCAATCACCGCGATTTGGGGTTGGTTTGATGTCAAGGACAATGTCTTGTGATAAGATTTCCGAAATCTTTGTTCCCAATGGTGTATCGGGCGGCAAAATCTTGATGCCGGAATGATCATCCCCCACACCAAGTTCGCGCTCGGAGCAAAGCATGCCGGATGAAGCAACACCACGAATTACGGCTTCTGAAATTTCCATATCCCCTATCTTAGTACCGGGTTTGGCCAAGGGGACGCGTTGCCCAACTTCAATATTTGGAGCACCGCAAACAATCTGTATGTCATTTTTGCCATCATTAACCACAACTTGATGAAGCCGGTCTGCATTGGGATGTTTGTCAATTTGTTTAATTTCAACTACGATAACATTTCCGTCGATCTCACCGATAACATCCTCGACTTCCGTACCAGAAAATATAATCTTGTTAACTAGATCCTCGTCAGAAACATTACTATTTAGATAATCAACAAGCCAGCTTTTTAAGATTCTCATATAGCCTCTAAAATTGCTTTAAAAATCGAAGATCACTTGATCTAAACGTCCGAACGTCGGAAATACCATAACGAACCATGATTGGCCGCTCGACGCCAGGACCAAAGGCAAAACCAGTATATTTGTCAGGATCAAGCCCCATATTTTTAATTACAACTGGATTTACCATTCCTGCGCCGCCCAGCTCAAGCCATTTACCACGAAAGTTTGTATCAAACTCAATCGAAGGTTCGGTAAACGGAAAATGATGGGGGCGAAAACGCAAATCTATTGTTTCACCAAAAATTTCTTTGTAATATTCCTTCAGGATGTTGAAAAGTTGGCCGATATTTACCTTCTCGTCGATATAAAGGCCTTCAATCTGAACAAATGTTGTCTCATGGCCGGAATCAGTTGCTTCGTTGCGAAAACAAACTCCAGGAACAACTACGCGAAATGGCGGTTTGTGTGTTTCTCCATACCGAACTTGCGAATTCGAGGTTTGGGTCCGTAAAACTCGTCCATCTTCTAGCCAAAAGGTATCTTGTACATCGCGAGAGGGATGATCAGAAGGCGTATTTAAGGCATCAAAATTGTACCACTCAGTATCAACCTCGGGGCCTTCATAAACATCAAAACCGTGTGACTCAAAAAATTTGACCGACTTGCGAATTATTTGAGTAACAGGGTGTAAATTACCTCGTGTCATACTATTTTTACTTTCTTAGTTTGGAAAAATAATTCTAAAAGACCGATCACTAAAACAATTGGAATACCGATCCAAAAATCCAAAATTTTTACGCCGCGTAAAATGAATAACGAAGTGATAGCAGATGAAAACAACACTGCCTGACGGACTGATGGCCAAAATAGTGAAAAAATAATTTCAGATTTCTTCAGATAAATTTTTAGATAAAAAAGTATAATTGAAAACATTCCTGCCAAGCCCAAAAATAGAGACAAATAAAAGTATACAAAGTTAGCTACCGAGGCATCGAAAGGATTATAATTAAAAACACACAAAATGAATGAAGCGATAGCCACAACCGTGATTGAATATACAAAAAATAAATTTGCCTTCAGCATCAAGAACATAATATCAGATTTTAGCCGAAAAATTAAGAGTGATTATAGCTTTTTAAAAAGGTTATCAACCTTTTCTGCGTAGCTTTCATTAAGATCAAGAATAAATCTAAAATTTGGAATAATACGAAGCTTTATTTTCCCTGCCAGGTCTTTGCGGATTTCTTTTGCGTGAAAGTTTAGCTGATCGACAATTTTCTGATCATCATTTAATACACTGATATATATTTTTGAAGATGAAAGATCGGATGACGTATCAACCCTGACAATTGAGGCAATATTTCCCCCAATGTAGTCCAAAATACTAAACGAGAGCTTAGAAAGAATGAGTGCGTTGACTTGTTTAATGCGTGAGGAATCCATGGTTAGTCCTTAGTTTGTAGTCCTTAGTCTGTAGAAAATTCACTACGAGCTACGGACTACTTACTACTGACTGACTTTATCGCTTAGACCATTGTGGAGCACGGCGGGCACCTTTAAGCCCTGGCTTCTTTCGTTCTTTTTCTCGAGGATCACGCGAGAGCAGCCCGGCTTTTTTCAAAGATGTACGAAATTCTGAATTATATTCAACCAAAGCGCGGGAAATGCCGTGGCGGATAGCCTCTTTTTGGCTTTGAAATCCACCGCCGACTACCTTAGCAGATACAGCGAAAGAACCCTTCTTGCCAACTATTTCAAAAGGTAAAATAATTTCTTCTGAAAGATCAGTGGTTTTGTCGTTTATTGAACTCTCTTTTTTGCCCTCAAAAATACGAACGCGTGCAACTGCGCTCTTGCGCCTTCCGGTACCGAAATAATATTTTTCTTTTTTTGCGGTTTCTGCCATGTTCTACCTTACTTGTTTACAAATTTAACATTAACGTGCGGATGCTGGTCTCCGGCATAAACTTTAAGCCGATTAAGTTTTAAAGCTTGAAGCTTGTTTTTGGGTAACATTCCGGAAACAGCGTGCTTAATGATAAATTCAGGATTTTCCTCTTTAATATCTTTGTATTCTTTGGTTTTAAGATTGCCAATATAACTCGTGTGCTTATAATACCTTTTGTCGAGCTCTTTGTTTCCGCTAAGCTTAACATCTTTTGCATTGATAACAACAACATAACCACCAAGGTCAAGATTTGGTAAGTAATCCGGGCGGTTTTTGCCGTTTAGTATATCAGCAATTCGGGTGCATGAACGACCGAGAATTTGATCCTTCAGGTCGAAGATATACCAGTTTCGATTTTGTTCAGTTTTATTAGCCATATTATTTCTTTGTTATCTCTTTTTCACTAGTTTTCTTTGCAAGTTTCTTTTGGGAATCCTTTTTATCATCCGTGGCTTTCTCGGGTTCCTTGACGAAAACTTTTTTATCCACTAGCATAAGGCGCACGACCTGAGCATTGTCTCCAAGTCTTTTATGGAGCCGGTAGCTTTTGATAAATCCGGATTTTCTTTCAGAATATCGTTGTTTGAGGTCGGTAAGGACTTTGTCGGCGGCATTTTTATCAAAAAGTATGGAATAAATCTGTCTTTTTGCATGAAGGTCATCAAGTTTAGCTTTTACAATAATCTTTTCCACAAAAGCCTTAACTTCTTTGGCTCTCGGGGCTGTGGTGTCGATTTGTTCGTACAACAAAAGAGACGCCGCAGCGTTGCGAATTACATGCTCTCTATGCGCTTTTTTCATCCCAAGTTGTCTCATATTAACTCAGCTTCTCTTTTACCTCGTCAATTCCCTTTTGCCCAAGTCCCTTGATTTCGGATAATTTAAGATCGGACAATCTTTTAAGGCCAGCTATAGTTTTAATTCCGGCATTAACCAAAGCATTCGTGGTTCGTTGCGAAAAATTAGCGTCTTCAATTTTTGTTTTTGGGTCAAGTCCGATTTCGTCAGCTTCTTCTTCGCCACCCAACAATTCTTCTTCTTCTATTTCAACTTCGTTTTTTGGCATCTCGGTAAGCTCAAACGGAACCTCTTCATTGAAGGCAAAAGCCTTGTAATGATCAATCAAAATGTTTGACGCGGATATTAATGCATCATATGGAGCAATACTTCCGTCACTATCGATCTCAATGACCAATTTGTCATAGTTTGTCATCTGGCCAACACGGGTATTTTCAATATCCATTTTAACTCGGGTAATTGGGGAAAATGCAGCATCGATGTCAATTCGACCAATTTCTTTTCCTTTGTCGGTAAAGTCTTCGGTAGATCTAAATCCTCTGTCTTTTTCAATTGTAACTTCAAGTTCGAATTGAGCACCTTTATCCAGTGTGGCAATGTGAACTTCTGGATTAATTATTTCAATGCTAGAATTCTTAGAAAAATCAGCACCAGTGACTTCGCCGGGACCTTTTTTGGAAATCATCAATGCGGTCGGTTCATCACTATCTGATTTAACATTAATCTCCTTAAGGTTGAGCATAATTTCAAGGAGATCCTCCTTAACATGCGAGATCGCTGTAAACTCATGAGGAGCACCCTCAAGCTTAAAAGATGTGATCGCTGATCCAGGAATAGATGACAGTAAAACACGTCTTAACGCATTGCCAAGAGTAGCACCATAGCCAGGATAAAGCGGATCAATAACAAACCTGGATTTGTTATCCTCAAGCTTTTCCTCTCTAATTTTTGGCAGAGATATTTTCTCCATATTTATCTCCTTTTTATCTAGAGTAAAATTCTACGATTAAATTCTCATTAATATTTAGTTCGATTTCCACTCTCTCAGGTATGTGTTTTACTAATATTTCTTTTTTTGCATCATCTAAGGAAATCCAGTTTGGTGCAGCATTTTTTGTATTTTTAACAATCTCCAACGTTTTGGGATATTTCACAACATCGTTGGGTTTGACAATAATTGAAGGTGAAGTTGCTCGTTTGTTGTTTACATAAACACGACCGTGAGATGCTAGCTGGCGAGCCGTGGCATGCGAATTTACAATTCCACTTCGGAACAAAACATTATCAAGCCGTGATTCCAACAACGAAACCAGATTTTCAGCGGTATTTCCTGTTTTCCTGTCAGCGTTTTCGTAATATATTTTGAGTTGGGATTCTGATATACCATAAACTTTTCTGATTTTTTGTTTTTCGCGAAGCTGTTTGCCGTATTCAGATAGTTTGATTCGTGATGTCGGGCCATGCTGCCCTGGCACATAAGGTCTTTTTACAACTGCACACTTTGGAGAAAGACAACGCTCTCCTTTGAGCATCAATTTCTCTCCTTCGCGTCTACATTTTCTGCATCCATGATTCATAACTATACTCTTCTTTCTTTCTTCGCACGGCATCCGTTATGTGCAATTGGGGTGATATCTTTGATTGTCTCCACGGTAAGGTTGGAATTAATCAAAGCTCGAACGGCTGATTCTCTTCCTGCACCTACACCGGAAACAAACACTTTTACTTTGGAAAGGCCGTATGCTTTTGCTTTTTCAACAGCATCAGTTGCAGCAAGCTGCGCAGCATAGGGAGTAGATTTCTTCGTCCCCTTAAAACCAATCGAACCGGCAGATGCCCAAGTTACTACATTTCCATCTTCATCTGTCACGGAAATAATTGTATTGTTAAAGGATGACTGAATATAAATACTTCCAGAATAAACTGATTTTTTGACCTTTTTTCTTACCACTTTTGTGGCTTTTTTATCAACAGCTTTTGCCATTTATTTCCTCTTATGTCTTTTGAGCGGCAGGTTTACGCCCGGAGCCAACAGTAATTTTCTTACCACGTTTGGTTCGAGCATTTGTTTTGGTGCGTTGTCCTCTGGCTGGCAAACCTTTAATATGCCGAACCCCCCGATAAGCACCAACCTCTTTGAGCCGTTTAATATTTTGGCTAATCATCATCCTAAGATCACCCTCAACCTTGAATGCAGCAATAGCTTTTCTGATTTTCTCAACATCAGTCTCACTCAAATCTTTAACGCGAATATCGCCGCTTACGCCGGATTTTTCAATAATTTTTCGGCTGGTTGTACTGCCTATGCCAAAAATATATGTGAGGGCAATATTTAATTTTTTTTCGTTAGGAATATTTACGCCAGCTATTCTTGCCATGTTATCCTTGCCTCTGCTTGTGTTTAGGGTTTTCGCAAATCACAAAAATTCGTTCCTTCGCGCTTGTTCGTTTGGACTTGCCTTTCTTGCTGCGAGAAACGATTTTGCATTTGTCGCACATTTTTTTTACAGATGGTCTAACTTTCATTGTTTATATTCGGCTTACGCAATATCGCGAAATACAATTCTGCCTTTGGTTAAATCATAAGGCGACATTTCTATAGAAACCTTATCTCCAGGAAGAACGCTAATTCGATGCATTCGCATTTTTCCACCAAGCGATGCAGTAATTTCGTATCCTGAATCAAGTTTAACTAAAAAACTAGCATTGGGGAGGGTTTGGATTACCGCTCCCTTCGCTGTTATGACATTTTCTTTTTTCATACTACACAAGGGATAATATCATATTAAACGAGTAGAGTCAACACTGCTTATACGAATCCATACACTGATCAATACAATCGCTAATATTTGGCAAAATTACGTGTAATTTGGGTTGATTTAGGTATCCGATTTAAACTATACAGTTATAATTTCGCTTCTTTTACTGCCAATCAAAATTGTGTGTTCGAAATGCGCCGCTTTACTCCCGTCTAGTGTTGATACGCTCCATCCATCAGAGGATGTCTTAACATCGTGCGAACCCACAACAACCATAGGCTCAATTGCTACGGCGATTCCGGAAACAAGTTTTTCTCCTTCGTTTTTCCTTCCAAAATTGGGTATTTGTGGATCTTCATGCACATTACGCCCTACCCCGTGCCCAACAAGCGCACGAACAACACTAAAACCCTCTTTTTTAATATACATTTCAACAGCGTTTCCAATATCACCAGTGGTGTGGCCGGCTATTGCATTGGCAATTGCAATTTTAAGGGCCTGCTCTGTGACCTTAATAAGTTTCTCGTCGATTTTATTTTTTGGAGAGCCGGCAATTACACTCTTTGCCATATCCGTATTCATTCCGTGATAGTTAACGCCTAGGTCGACTGAAACAATGTCGCCTTCGCGAATAATTTTATTTGGATAAGGAATTCCGTGGACGATTTCATCATTTAGAGAGACGCACAAAGCAGCAGGAAATGGATTATCATCTCCGGGAGGATAGTTTTTAAAGGATGGAGTGCCACCTTGCTGCCTGATTGACGATTCGGCTATTTGATCCAATGAAGCCGCGGAAATCCCGGGTTTAATCGCGAGAATCACCTCAGAAAGGGCATTTTTGAGTATTTTGCCCGATTTGCGGAGTAATTTAATTTCGTTGCTACTTAATTTCTGCATTAATTACTTTTTCTTCAATTTCTTTTTCTACCTCGGGAATGGTTTGTTCGCCATTTATTTCAATCAAGATTGCCTGATTCTTAAACTCCTCAACAACATCGTCAATCCTTGGCTTGTAAATAGAAATTCTGTTCTCAACTACTTCGGCCTTATCATCAGCCCTTGAAATCAAAGAACCACCGCATGCATCACAGATTGTAGCTGTTCCGCCGATAAAGTTTTTGCCACATTTTGAACATACTTTTCGGTTTAAAATTCTATTGAGCGCAGATTCTGGTTCAATTTTAATCCAGACGCATACCGGTTTATCAATACCAAGATCCTTGCACATCTCAAAAAATAAGTCGGATTGGTTTTTTGTAAAAGGAAAATTATCTAAAACAATATCGCCCTCTATGCCATCAATATTTTTTTTAATGATATCAACGGCAATTTCATCCGGCTGTGGAATTCCCTTATCATAACGCTCTTTCATTTCTTTGTAGAATGGATCAGAAAAATCAGCATTTTCCAGCTCTTTTCGAATTAGATTACCCATACCAAAAACGGTAACTTTCATTTTTTTCGCCATTATTTCAGCTTGCGTTCCTTTACCTGATCCCGGTAACCCGAGAAAGCTGTAGACTGTTCTTTCTGACATTTGTTTTCCTTAAATTAACAATAATTATTCCTAAATTATCTTTTATTTTTAAATTAGTAATGATCGTATGTATGCATTAAAAGCTGGGCGGTAAGCTGTCTCATAGTGTCAATAATGACGGCAACGAGAATTAGTATGCCTGTTCCACCGATTGCAAGGGTAGAAATATTTGTTACCGATTGAACAATATATGGCAACACACCGATAAGGCCAAGGAATACTGCCCCCAGAAATGTAATTCTGCTAATAATTTTTCCTAAATATATTTTAGTTTCCGTTCCGGGCCTTAGTCCAGGTAAATAACCGCCCTGTTTTTGTAAATTTTCAGAAATCTGGTCCGGTTTAAACACTACCGATGTATAGAAGAAAGTGAACAAGAAAATCAGTATGAAATATATGATAGCGTAATACAAATTGTTGTTCACAAGTGTAACTATCCAAGTTGCAGCATGTTTTATCCAATCAGTTTTTGCGTTTTCAAGATATTTGCCGAGGACGCCTGGAATAACCATAATACTCATGGCAAAGATTATCGGAATTACCCCCGCTGTATTTACGCGAATCGGAAGATGAGAATCAACCGCGCCATATTGCGTAGCTCCTCTTGCCCGACGAGCATAAGAAACGGAAATATTTCTTTGGCCCTCGGTTATATAGATAATTGCTGCGACAATAAGGACAAGCAGAATGCCAATGCCAACAACGCTCAAGATTTTGGTAACATCGCCGGCAGTTAAAAGAGCGGCTGTATTTCGAAATTGGGTCGGAAATCCGGATAAAATACCCAATGAAATTATCAGTGAAATTCCATTGCCAATCCCTTTTTCGGAGATTAATTCACCAAGCCACATAAGAAGCATAGTACCAGCCGAAGCAGAAATCAGCATCATAATAAGATCAAACATAGTCCAAGATGGGACAATGCCTTGGCTGCGTAAGACTGCAAGCATAGCATAGGCCTGCAATATTGCGATGGGAACGGTGGCATATCTTGTCCATTG
The nucleotide sequence above comes from Patescibacteria group bacterium. Encoded proteins:
- the secY gene encoding preprotein translocase subunit SecY, with amino-acid sequence MNFLTKIWQYKDLRNKVIIAVSLLLLTRLIAHVPLPGVDFNQLKLFFQNNQIFGLLDMFSGGTMSNFSVILMGVGPYITSSIIFQLLAMVVPSIEELQKEGQSGQQKINQWTRYATVPIAILQAYAMLAVLRSQGIVPSWTMFDLIMMLISASAGTMLLMWLGELISEKGIGNGISLIISLGILSGFPTQFRNTAALLTAGDVTKILSVVGIGILLVLIVAAIIYITEGQRNISVSYARRARGATQYGAVDSHLPIRVNTAGVIPIIFAMSIMVIPGVLGKYLENAKTDWIKHAATWIVTLVNNNLYYAIIYFILIFLFTFFYTSVVFKPDQISENLQKQGGYLPGLRPGTETKIYLGKIISRITFLGAVFLGLIGVLPYIVQSVTNISTLAIGGTGILILVAVIIDTMRQLTAQLLMHTYDHY
- a CDS encoding DNA-directed RNA polymerase subunit alpha; the encoded protein is MEKISLPKIREEKLEDNKSRFVIDPLYPGYGATLGNALRRVLLSSIPGSAITSFKLEGAPHEFTAISHVKEDLLEIMLNLKEINVKSDSDEPTALMISKKGPGEVTGADFSKNSSIEIINPEVHIATLDKGAQFELEVTIEKDRGFRSTEDFTDKGKEIGRIDIDAAFSPITRVKMDIENTRVGQMTNYDKLVIEIDSDGSIAPYDALISASNILIDHYKAFAFNEEVPFELTEMPKNEVEIEEEELLGGEEEADEIGLDPKTKIEDANFSQRTTNALVNAGIKTIAGLKRLSDLKLSEIKGLGQKGIDEVKEKLS
- the rplM gene encoding 50S ribosomal protein L13; translation: MANKTEQNRNWYIFDLKDQILGRSCTRIADILNGKNRPDYLPNLDLGGYVVVINAKDVKLSGNKELDKRYYKHTSYIGNLKTKEYKDIKEENPEFIIKHAVSGMLPKNKLQALKLNRLKVYAGDQHPHVNVKFVNK
- the rpsK gene encoding 30S ribosomal protein S11 translates to MAKAVDKKATKVVRKKVKKSVYSGSIYIQSSFNNTIISVTDEDGNVVTWASAGSIGFKGTKKSTPYAAQLAATDAVEKAKAYGLSKVKVFVSGVGAGRESAVRALINSNLTVETIKDITPIAHNGCRAKKERRV
- the pheS gene encoding phenylalanine--tRNA ligase subunit alpha, whose product is MTRGNLHPVTQIIRKSVKFFESHGFDVYEGPEVDTEWYNFDALNTPSDHPSRDVQDTFWLEDGRVLRTQTSNSQVRYGETHKPPFRVVVPGVCFRNEATDSGHETTFVQIEGLYIDEKVNIGQLFNILKEYYKEIFGETIDLRFRPHHFPFTEPSIEFDTNFRGKWLELGGAGMVNPVVIKNMGLDPDKYTGFAFGPGVERPIMVRYGISDVRTFRSSDLRFLKQF
- a CDS encoding nucleoside monophosphate kinase, with translation MSERTVYSFLGLPGSGKGTQAEIMAKKMKVTVFGMGNLIRKELENADFSDPFYKEMKERYDKGIPQPDEIAVDIIKKNIDGIEGDIVLDNFPFTKNQSDLFFEMCKDLGIDKPVCVWIKIEPESALNRILNRKVCSKCGKNFIGGTATICDACGGSLISRADDKAEVVENRISIYKPRIDDVVEEFKNQAILIEINGEQTIPEVEKEIEEKVINAEIK
- the rplQ gene encoding 50S ribosomal protein L17 codes for the protein MRQLGMKKAHREHVIRNAAASLLLYEQIDTTAPRAKEVKAFVEKIIVKAKLDDLHAKRQIYSILFDKNAADKVLTDLKQRYSERKSGFIKSYRLHKRLGDNAQVVRLMLVDKKVFVKEPEKATDDKKDSQKKLAKKTSEKEITKK
- the map gene encoding type I methionyl aminopeptidase, producing the protein MQKLSSNEIKLLRKSGKILKNALSEVILAIKPGISAASLDQIAESSIRQQGGTPSFKNYPPGDDNPFPAALCVSLNDEIVHGIPYPNKIIREGDIVSVDLGVNYHGMNTDMAKSVIAGSPKNKIDEKLIKVTEQALKIAIANAIAGHTTGDIGNAVEMYIKKEGFSVVRALVGHGVGRNVHEDPQIPNFGRKNEGEKLVSGIAVAIEPMVVVGSHDVKTSSDGWSVSTLDGSKAAHFEHTILIGSKRSEIITV
- the rpsD gene encoding 30S ribosomal protein S4, with product MNHGCRKCRREGEKLMLKGERCLSPKCAVVKRPYVPGQHGPTSRIKLSEYGKQLREKQKIRKVYGISESQLKIYYENADRKTGNTAENLVSLLESRLDNVLFRSGIVNSHATARQLASHGRVYVNNKRATSPSIIVKPNDVVKYPKTLEIVKNTKNAAPNWISLDDAKKEILVKHIPERVEIELNINENLIVEFYSR
- the infA gene encoding translation initiation factor IF-1; translation: MKKENVITAKGAVIQTLPNASFLVKLDSGYEITASLGGKMRMHRISVLPGDKVSIEMSPYDLTKGRIVFRDIA
- the rpsI gene encoding 30S ribosomal protein S9, yielding MAETAKKEKYYFGTGRRKSAVARVRIFEGKKESSINDKTTDLSEEIILPFEIVGKKGSFAVSAKVVGGGFQSQKEAIRHGISRALVEYNSEFRTSLKKAGLLSRDPREKERKKPGLKGARRAPQWSKR
- the rpmJ gene encoding 50S ribosomal protein L36, which translates into the protein MKVRPSVKKMCDKCKIVSRSKKGKSKRTSAKERIFVICENPKHKQRQG
- the rpsM gene encoding 30S ribosomal protein S13, yielding MARIAGVNIPNEKKLNIALTYIFGIGSTTSRKIIEKSGVSGDIRVKDLSETDVEKIRKAIAAFKVEGDLRMMISQNIKRLKEVGAYRGVRHIKGLPARGQRTKTNARTKRGKKITVGSGRKPAAQKT
- a CDS encoding ribosome-binding factor A, yielding MDSSRIKQVNALILSKLSFSILDYIGGNIASIVRVDTSSDLSSSKIYISVLNDDQKIVDQLNFHAKEIRKDLAGKIKLRIIPNFRFILDLNESYAEKVDNLFKKL